In a single window of the Rhodothermia bacterium genome:
- a CDS encoding ISKra4 family transposase produces DRMNYPSYLKRGLCIGNGAMEAANRTLVQTRCKRSGQRWSEQGVNHILNLRCAWQSNNWTCVTKLLVEH; encoded by the coding sequence CCGATAGGATGAATTATCCATCGTATTTAAAACGAGGTCTGTGTATCGGTAATGGGGCAATGGAAGCCGCAAACCGAACGTTGGTTCAGACCCGTTGCAAACGCAGTGGCCAACGATGGAGCGAACAGGGGGTCAATCATATTTTGAACCTCAGATGTGCTTGGCAATCTAACAATTGGACGTGTGTTACTAAACTCTTGGTAGAGCATTAG
- a CDS encoding Dabb family protein: MIRHIVLWSLPDGPEKHANAQQIKDLLEGLVGEIPTIRHLEVGINAPGTPDNNWDVALFSEFEDMAGLEAYQNHPAHQAGIPIIKRLVTGRVCVDYVV, from the coding sequence ATGATTAGACATATCGTACTTTGGTCTTTGCCCGATGGCCCAGAAAAACACGCCAACGCTCAACAAATTAAGGACTTACTTGAGGGATTGGTCGGGGAAATTCCCACGATCCGCCACCTTGAAGTAGGGATTAATGCACCCGGAACGCCAGATAACAACTGGGATGTTGCGCTTTTTTCGGAATTTGAGGACATGGCAGGCTTGGAGGCGTACCAGAACCATCCCGCGCACCAAGCGGGTATCCCTATCATTAAACGGTTGGTTACGGGCAGGGTGTGTGTGGATTATGTGGTGTAA